A part of Drosophila ananassae strain 14024-0371.13 chromosome 2R, ASM1763931v2, whole genome shotgun sequence genomic DNA contains:
- the LOC6506905 gene encoding protein-cysteine N-palmitoyltransferase Rasp codes for MSRTQPANRSLLSRFEILVYFGVYIAYIVTGLYKIYGLRDRIAGESKFQFSEGWSVYPFSQRRRDDSNDELENFGDFIVRFWPYYLLHALVQGLICWKRPGLQSYGFAGVCALALGLNLDWSSGLVVATLIGSYYLVALSSSKKMVWLVSAVWIVCINLMQKNAWWTDRVGYSEYALVIVTMSWSLLRGCSFALTRMRAKAEDLEQYTLIEYLGYAMYFPCLTYGPIISYKRFAARRQQQQDWLGFAGGIVRSAIWWLVMQCTLHYFYIHYMSRDVRMVELMDSVFWQHSAGYFMGQFFFLYYVVTYGLGIAFAQQDGIPAPKRPRCIGRIHFYSDMWKYFDEGLYEFLFQHIYAEMCGRGSSIAAKFGATALTFAFVFVWHGCYTYVLIWSVLNFLCLAAEKLFKALTSLPGYQQWTLRYLGPVGAQRLYAMMATQLFIPAAFSNVYFIGGQEVGDFLMRGAYLSGIGNYMALCFCSYCFFQCSELLLAKSKEKNH; via the coding sequence ATGTCCAGGACACAACCTGCCAACCGATCTCTGCTGAGCAGGTTCGAGATACTCGTCTACTTCGGCGTTTACATTGCTTACATAGTGACTGGCCTGTACAAGATATATGGACTCAGGGATCGCATTGCCGGGGAGTCCAAGTTCCAGTTCTCGGAGGGATGGAGTGTGTACCCCTTCTCACAGCGCAGGCGAGATGACAGCAACGACGAGTTGGAGAACTTCGGAGACTTCATCGTTAGGTTTTGGCCCTACTACCTCCTCCATGCGCTCGTTCAAGGCTTAATCTGCTGGAAGCGGCCGGGACTTCAGAGCTACGGATTCGCCGGAGTATGTGCTCTTGCTCTGGGCCTGAACCTAGACTGGTCGTCAGGACTTGTGGTGGCCACGCTGATTGGTAGCTACTACTTGGTGGCCTTGAGTTCCTCCAAGAAAATGGTGTGGCTTGTTTCTGCTGTATGGATTGTCTGCATAAATCTGATGCAGAAGAATGCCTGGTggacggatcgtgttgggtaCTCGGAGTACGCCCTGGTGATAGTCACCATGTCCTGGAGCTTGCTGCGCGGCTGCAGTTTCGCCCTGACCAGGATGCGGGCTAAGGCGGAGGATTTGGAACAATACACCCTTATAGAATACCTCGGATACGCTATGTACTTTCCCTGCCTGACCTACGGACCCATCATCAGCTATAAGAGATTCGCAGCCAGgcgccagcagcaacaggactGGCTGGGTTTTGCCGGCGGCATAGTACGCAGTGCTATTTGGTGGCTGGTCATGCAGTGCACTCTCCACTACTTCTACATTCATTATATGTCAAGGGACGTGCGCATGGTGGAGCTGATGGACTCTGTGTTCTGGCAGCACTCTGCCGGCTACTTTATGGGCCAGTTCTTCTTCCTGTACTACGTTGTCACCTACGGATTGGGCATAGCTTTCGCCCAGCAGGACGGGATCCCAGCGCCAAAACGTCCGCGTTGCATTGGAAGGATTCACTTCTACTCCGACATGTGGAAGTACTTTGACGAGGGTCTCTACGAATTCCTTTTCCAGCACATCTACGCTGAGATGTGCGGGCGGGGATCCTCGATAGCCGCCAAGTTTGGAGCCACCGCCCTGACATTCGCCTTTGTTTTCGTTTGGCACGGCTGTTACACTTATGTTCTCATCTGGAGTGTGCTGAACTTCCTCTGCCTGGCGGCGGAGAAGCTCTTCAAGGCTCTGACTTCCCTGCCGGGCTATCAGCAATGGACCCTTCGCTACTTAGGACCAGTCGGTGCTCAGAGACTGTACGCCATGATGGCGACGCAGCTCTTCATCCCGGCCGCATTCTCCAACGTGTACTTCATCGGAGGCCAGGAGGTAGGCGACTTCCTAATGCGAGGAGCTTACCTAAGTGGTATAGGTAACTATATGGCGCTCTGCTTCTGCAGCTACTGCTTCTTCCAATGCTCCGAGTTGCTTCTGGCCAAGTCGAAAGAGAAAAACCACTGA
- the LOC6493090 gene encoding muscle M-line assembly protein unc-89, with translation MGNQPGKLHTHQNQSGRPKKNVTWKSAERPSPPGRPILTPLALPEQQPDVVNLRWDRPLHDGGSPITGYTVEHRRMGSPHWVRATPTPVARCDVCISGLEPGWRYQFRCFAENIVGRSDASELSDPLTVTLQRNAITVPRFIDELVDTDAVEDERIEFRVRILGEPPPEINWFKDGYEIFSSRRTKIVNDNDISVLVIHQVALTDEGEIKCTATNRAGHVVTKARLMVQAPPKIRLPRTYEDGLIVEAEEVLRLKVGVAGQPPPAITWLHEGEVIAPGGRFEVTNTEKNSLLKIDNVQREDRGEYMVKAWNRLGEDTTSFLVTVTARPNPPGAPKLNMSFGKSATLSWTAPLDDGGCKIGNYIVEYFRVGWNVWLKAATTRALTTTLHDLIEGSEYKFRVKAENPYGLSEPSGESELLFIPDPKRGITKPKSATRIAGDEKDKNKGSASSVQVPPRRKTLSPPRPHADAATGMSPKQSPSAKRKPKPQLIDNEQLHHEMSYGTSDQALRMDVRKSPSQSSADLAAKPTTAGSNPKLNLTLVTTTLAPVGKTAEIPPPKPPKSPTLSPLKLFNPKPALAAKEKSPLQPQPLPTPPKEKLEKSSPNRKRSLSPPNKRQAFPLRKSPTPPEPIKSTPALLRSAEPVQLGVNQNVRRFSGQALSPARNVPTLALAVASGVTAVIGEKLPTIEISAPPTPQEELPPLPSPAPSTPSPVPAAASPSSRRFSRTADKHDEVHTSNEFMLVVFDKNSKVKDKDKQDSFELDLEDAIQPPPISISAPDLAFLEFTNLHTTFPLRRSVSSTELLYERAMARFYEAVELEQASKSRKTSQDKLAHQPPQTPANLRMRLGSISEAERVSFERRSELRRQSADMVSIGRKWDSRENVNESNLARIHTTGQLETRPSPEPRQQVEQEDLEVEEEHLTESTADDSEEMDYEEDEEYQPPKELQQQSSCDLGSDYTESTASSEQDSIEKFKMELLARTRSPSPRDLETYHPRSMAAGTFTPYRAPTPEQAAVVLTRPVPLPNPDFVPKPILKRPSNENVEQLPSPLPTSAVKEPIVAVTPPTAPASNPSTLKMDLAKGIKSFFSRDKRSATEKNTEANAEISNPLEKTNAAAIAADLEAKRRAKEEEDLRRQEEERLMQEESHAAVDHYSDLVREVGGSHRYHTPLYLDRDELKRAAAKAAAETDEEDLMTSTKEEIKKRLGSNDDMLLAPPVVRERRLSISEREQLVHVRDASSNLALHKAPEAEEQPRQDSPVQQPDEQPDEEPEYPTVLIVPPPKSKNKSESETESVMSEMVEARPDARGRTRLVKVKRVIKRRVPSSTRSRDASLSRAPVLEATPSTALVLSAADRDLLEKAAALAVLQSEEQAHEKVRSALSYCTDLVLFLVACYVYLFKDTRLVLPILGLIIYRQLGEAVRGYIPGWMRRRMVGDGS, from the exons ATGGGGAATCAGCCGGGCAAGCTCCACACACATCAGAACCAGAGCGGGCGGCCCAAGAAGAATGTAACCTGGAAGTCTGCAG AACGACCCTCTCCGCCGGGAAGACCCATCCTTACACCGCTGGCACTGCCGGAGCAGCAGCCAGACGTGGTGAACCTTCGCTGGGATCGCCCACTGCACGATGGTGGCTCCCCCATCACCGGATACACCGTGGAGCACCGGCGCATGGGCTCACCGCATTGGGTGCGGGCCACGCCTACTCCAGTGGCAAGGTGCGATGTATGCATCAGTGGATTGGAGCCTGGATGGCGCTACCAGTTCCGGTGCTTTGCGGAAAACATCGTCGGGCGGTCCGATGCCAGcgagttgtccgatcctttgACAGTAACGCTGCAGCGGAACGCCATCACTGTGCCCCGCTTTATCGATGAGCTGGTGGACACGGATGCCGTGGAGGATGAGCGTATCGAGTTCCGGGTGCGAATCCTGGGCGAACCTCCGCCGGAGATCAACTGGTTCAAGGACGGCTACGAGATCTTCAGTAGTCGGCGCACCAAGATCGTCAACGACAATGATATCAGTGTCCTGGTCATCCACCAGGTGGCCTTGACGGATGAGGGCGAAATCAAGTGCACCGCCACCAACCGGGCAGGTCATGTCGTGACCAAGGCCCGGCTCATGGTGCAGGCTCCACCAAAGATTCGCCTTCCACGCACCTACGAGGACGGTCTgattgtggaggcggaggaggtACTGCGACTTAAAGTAGGCGTGGCTGGACAACCACCGCCGGCCATTACGTGGCTGCACGAGGGCGAGGTGATCGCCCCAGGTGGACGCTTCGAG GTCACCAACACGGAGAAGAACTCGCTGCTCAAGATCGACAATGTCCAGCGGGAGGACCGCGGAGAGTACATGGTGAAGGCCTGGAACCGGCTGGGCGAAGACACTACCTCGTTTCTGGTCACTGTCACGGCCAGGCCCAATCCGCCGGGTGCTCCCAAGCTTAACATGTCCTTCGGCAAGTCGGCTACATTATCCTGGACGGCACCACTGGACGATGGTGGCTGCAAGATCGGCAACTACATTGTGGAGTACTTCAGAGTGGGCTGGAATGTGTGGCTGAAGGCGGCCACCACTCGGGCCCTGACGACAACGCTCCACGATCTGATCGAGGGATCCGAGTACAAGTTCCGGGTGAAGGCAGAGAATCCTTACGGATTAAGTGAACCCTCCGGGGAGTCGGAATTGCTCTTCATACCCGATCCCAAGCGGGGCATCACAAAGCCCAAATCGGCCACCCGGATTGCTGGCGACGAGAAGGACAAGAACAAGGGCAGCGCTTCATCTGTGCAGGTTCCTCCACGCCGGAAGACCCTCTCGCCACCACGTCCGCATGCCGATGCAGCGACAGGAATGTCCCCCAAGCAGTCGCCCAGTGCAAAGAGGAAGCCAAAGCCGCAGCTCATCGACAACGAGCAGCTGCACCACGAGATGTCCTACGGCACTTCGGATCAGGCTCTGAGGATGGATGTGCGGAAGAGTCCTTCTCAGAGCAGCGCCGACTTGGCCGCCAAGCCGACGACCGCTGGCTCCAATCCTAAGCTCAACCTCACCCTggtcaccactactctggccCCTGTGGGGAAAACGGCGGAGATACCGCCTCCAAAGCCGCCAAAGTCACCTACCCTGTCGCCTCTCAAACTTTTCAACCCGAAGCCTGCATTGGCTGCCAAGGAAAAAAGTCCGTTGCAGCCTCAGCCGCTGCCAACGCCTCCCAAGGAAAAGCTGGAGAAATCCTCGCCCAACCGGAAGAGAAGTCTGAGTCCACCCAACAAGAGGCAAGCGTTTCCGCTTCGCAAAAGTCCCACGCCACCGGAGCCCATCAAATCCACACCAGCCCTGCTCAGGAGTGCTGAACCCGTACAGTTGGGAGTCAATCAGAATGTGAGGCGCTTCTCCGGTCAAGCCCTGAGCCCGGCTAGAAATGTGCCCACCTTGGCCCTGGCGGTTGCTTCGGGGGTGACTGCGGTGATTGGTGAAAAGCTGCCAACCATAGAAATAAGTGCGCCTCCAACGCCCCAAGAGGAGCTACCGCCGTTACCATCCCCAGCACCTTCCACCCCATCTCCAGTTCCGGCGGCAGCTTCTCCATCTTCAAGGCGATTCTCCAGGACGGCGGACAAACACGATGAAGTGCATACTAGCAATGAGTTCATGCTCGTAGTCTTCGACAAGAACAGCAAGGTCAAGGACAAGGACA AACAAGATTCCTTTGAGCTGGACCTGGAGGACGCTATTCAGCCGCCGCCCATCTCGATTTCTGCACCGGACCTGGCCTTCCTGGAGTTCACCAACTTGCACACCACCTTCCCGCTCCGTCGCTCCGTTAGCTCCACGGAGCTGCTCTACGAGCGTGCGATGGCCCGGTTCTATGAGGCCGTAGAACTGGAGCAGGCCTCCAAGTCGCGAAAGACATCGCAAGATAAGCTGGCCCACCAGCCTCCTCAAACGCCGGCCAATCTGCGAATGCGTCTGGGATCCATTTCGGAGGCTGAGCGGGTTTCCTTCGAGAGAAGGAGCGAGCTGCGTCGCCAGTCAGCGGATATGGTGTCCATTGGACGCAAGTGGGATTCCAGAGAGAATGTCAACGAATCCAATCTGGCACGCATTCACACCACAGGGCAGCTGGAAACGCGCCCCAGTCCCGAGCCTAGACAGCAGGTGGAGCAGGAGGACCTAGAGGTGGAGGAGGAACATCTTACTGAGAGCACTGCCGACGACAGTGAGGAAATGGACTACGAGGAGGATGAGGAATATCAACCACCTAAGGAGCTCCAGCAACAGTCGAGCTGTGACCTTGGCTCGGACTACACGGAGAGCACAGCGTCCTCCGAGCAGGACTCCATTGAGAAGTTTAAAATGGAGCTGCTGGCACGAACTCGTTCGCCGAGTCCGCGGGACCTGGAAACTTATCATCCACGTAGTATGGCAGCCGGAACTTTCACTCCCTACCGGGCGCCCACTCCGGAGCAGGCAGCCGTTGTCCTGACTCGTCCAGTTCCACTCCCAAACCCCGATTTCGTGCCAAAGCCCATCCTAAAACGACCCTCCAACGAGAATGTGGAACAGCTACCAAGTCCTCTGCCCACTAGTGCGGTCAAGGAACCGATTGTCGCCGTAACACCTCCAACTGCGCCTGCCAGTAATCCCAGTACCCTCAAAATGGACCTGGCGAAGGGCATCAAGTCCTTCTTCAGCCGAGACAAGCGATCGGCGACAGAGAAGAACACGGAGGCTAATGCGGAGATATCCAATCCTTTGGAGAAAACGAACGCAGCAGCAATTGCGGCGGATTTGGAAGCAAAGCGACGGgccaaggaggaggaggatctGCGACGACAGGAGGAAGAGCGTCTTATGCAGGAGGAGTCCCATGCCGCCGTAGACCATTACAGCGATCTGGTGCGCGAGGTGGGGGGCTCCCACAGATACCACACGCCACTCTACCTGGACAGAGATGAACTGAAGCGGGCAGCGGCAAAGGCAGCTGCGGAAACCGATGAGGAGGACCTGATGACCTCCACCAAGGAGGAGATCAAGAAGAGGCTCGGCAGCAACGACGACATGCTTCTAGCTCCGCCAGTGGTCCGCGAACGCCGCCTTTCTATCTCGGAACGAGAGCAGCTCGTCCATGTCCGAGATGCATCCAGTAATCTGGCACTTCACAAGGCCCCCGAAGCGGAGGAGCAACCCCGGCAGGACTCTCCTGTCCAGCAACCGGATGAGCAGCCGGACGAGGAGCCAGAGTATCCCACTGTGTTGATTGTTCCACCCCCCAAGTCCAAGAACAAGAGCGAGTCGGAAACTGAGAGCGTCATGAGCGAGATGGTCGAAGCTCGTCCAGATGCCAGGGGCAGGACTCGCTTGGTGAAGGTTAAAAGGGTGATTAAGAGGCGGGTGCCTTCCAGCACTCGTTCGCGCGATGCGTCACTCAGCAGAGCTCCAGTCCTGGAGGCAACACCCTCGACAGCTCTTGTACTGTCTGCCGCCGACCGGGATCTTCTCGAGAAGGCAGCCGCCCTGGCCGTGCTCCAGTCGGAGGAGCAGGCCCACGAAAAGGTTCGTTCTGCTCTAAGCTACTGCACGGATCTGGTCCTCTTCCTGGTGGCCTGCTATGTCTACTTGTTCAAAGACACCCGCCTGGTGCTGCCCATCCTGGGACTAATCATCTACCGACAGCTGGGCGAGGCCGTTAGGGGTTACATACCCGGCTGGATGCGACGCCGGATGGTCGGGGATGGCAGCTAG
- the LOC6506906 gene encoding LITAF domain-containing protein yields MSKPGSSAPPQFTYVPPPSAPPSYQEAVGGVKPVGPYTPVANTTIVTTVVPISRTSTHMICPSCHAEIETTTRTEPGMIAYLSGFLIALFGCWLGCCLIPCCIDDCMDVHHTCPNCRAYLGRYRR; encoded by the exons ATGAGCAAGCCAGGCAGCAGTGCGCCACCGCAGTTCACCTATGTGCCGCCTCCCTCGGCGCCACCGTCCTACCAAGAGGCCGTGGGCGGAGTGAAGCCTGTGGGTCCCTACACCCCGGTGGCAAACACCACGATTGTGACCACTGTGGTGCCCATTAGCCGAACTTCGACCCACATGATCTGTCCTTCTTGTCATGCTGAGATCGAGACGACGACCCGCACAGAACCCGGAATGATTGCCTACTTGTCTGGATTTCTGATTGCATTGTTCGG TTGCTGGCTGGGATGCTGCCTGATACCCTGTTGCATCGACGACTGCATGGATGTCCACCACACGTGCCCCAACTGCCGGGCGTACCTGGGCCGCTATCGCCGATAA
- the LOC6493092 gene encoding uncharacterized protein LOC6493092, giving the protein MKQITPDVSELQPVREHHCDQCPNLVFGNQSHYQLHLRQRHKIVIPSNKLSEPTAYHCPVEQCIYHVERKGCRSFSSLRLLRQHYQKSHLDKNFECQGCGEKFLLQRHLEKHECVEHKCPVCELTYNSRAALRTHMRRKNHIADIPTNKLPIPSLNTWNKLNAPPEIVPQLPPSDPIPDPAAEEQILCYLPTLQIEYLELIEAQKLDNETQTEFDDLNQIKNEVLAPLLRDIETQTPETRWDQGTMTDEIPEEDLPPVQEQDQNPAPPPAEASTFPAYSANESMFGLQTSAHMYTQTCDELFEELGLSHIQTQTYWPDNLHNTQHTQTCEEMLNELEFLENFQSTYTQTRWLDWQENAEGGEG; this is encoded by the coding sequence ATGAAACAAATTACTCCGGACGTTTCCGAACTACAGCCCGTACGGGAGCACCACTGCGACCAGTGTCCCAATCTGGTGTTCGGCAACCAAAGCCACTACCAGCTCCACCTGCGCCAAAGACACAAGATCGTTATACCATCAAATAAATTATCTGAACCCACCGCCTACCATTGCCCCGTGGAGCAGTGCATCTACCATGTGGAGAGAAAGGGCTGTCGGAGCTTTAGCAGTCTGCGACTGCTGCGACAGCATTACCAGAAGAGCCACCTGGACAAAAACTTCGAATGCCAAGGCTGTGGCGAGAAGTTCCTGCTCCAGCGGCACTTGGAGAAGCATGAGTGCGTGGAGCACAAGTGTCCTGTTTGCGAACTGACCTACAACAGCCGGGCTGCCCTGAGGACGCACATGCGTCGCAAGAACCACATAGCGGATATTCCGACGAACAAGCTTCCCATACCCTCGCTGAACACCTGGAACAAGTTGAATGCACCTCCGGAAATAGTTCCGCAACTCCCACCTTCCGATCCTATCCCTGATCCCGCAGCCGAGGAGCAAATCCTATGCTACCTGCCCACCTTGCAGATCGAATATCTGGAACTCATCGAGGCACAGAAACTCGACAATGAGACCCAAACAGAGTTCGATGATCTAAACCAGATCAAGAACGAAGTGCTGGCACCATTGCTGCGCGACATTGAGACCCAGACACCAGAGACGCGATGGGATCAGGGCACAATGACAGATGAAATACCAGAGGAGGACCTACCCCCAGTGCAGGAGCAGGATCAGAATCCAGCTCCACCGCCAGCAGAGGCCAGCACCTTCCCGGCCTACTCTGCAAACGAGTCCATGTTCGGTCTTCAGACATCGGCTCACATGTACACCCAGACTTGTGACGAATTGTTCGAGGAGCTGGGCCTATCTCACATCCAAACCCAGACCTATTGGCCAGATAACCTGCACAACACCCAGCACACGCAGACCTGCGAGGAGATGCTTAACGAACTGGAATTCCTGGAAAACTTTCAGTCTACTTACACCCAAACAAGGTGGCTGGACTGGCAGGAAAATGCCGAAGGTGGGGAAGGATGA
- the LOC6502796 gene encoding uncharacterized protein LOC6502796: MGRNKANNKKVAPGAGKPKTPLNKSKKAKNVFKVADNNKGKGKKPKEVQGKLKQIKESVKAKQEKVDASLKTLHKDLVVKKPKPAVAPIKNQKKKAGNAQKVSDTLGKLKF; encoded by the exons ATGGGTCGCAACAAGGCGAATAACAAAAAGGTGGCTCCAGGGGCAGGGAAGCCAAAGACGCCACTGAACAAGTCAAAGAAGGCCAAAAATGTGTTCAAGGTGGCCGACAACAACAAGGGCAAAGGCAAGAAGCCCAAGGAGGTTCAGGGAAAGCTAAAACAG ATCAAGGAATCTGTCAAGGCTAAGCAGGAAAAGGTGGATGCCAGCCTCAAGACGCTGCATAAGGACCTGGTGGTGAAGAAGCCCAAGCCCGCGGTGGCCCCCATCAAGAACCAAAAGAAAAAGGCGGGAAACGCCCAAAAGGTCTCTGACACGCTTGGAAAGCTCAAGTTTTGA
- the LOC6502795 gene encoding tRNA (guanine(37)-N1)-methyltransferase — MPMVTRVRVSEITILSTRLRHYFRNMDCSDLQPPASVRGMQELQRERFQKSVPIPRLRIPEAHVQRVMPLLKKFLLKMDHLHPVRALESTREILLHPTPIKDWDSLPTEDLQKRDVTKEHFIISDLELSYDNWSANEILKSVLPAEEEGLTSYSRIGHIVHLNLRDHLLPYKQLIGQVFLDKLPNCRTVVNKAATIDNTYRNFQLELICGEEDYQVETKENGVPFEFDFSKVYWNPRLSTEHERIVKALNAGDVLYDVFAGVGPFSVPAAKKRCHVLANDLNPVSFQWLQHNAKRNKCLSHIQMFNKEGRQFILEELKNDLQKRLLETDTTSYSIHITMNLPAMAVEFLDAFRGIFTEEELSALPSNVVYPLVHVYSFAKGENTKQLVQELVERNLGTSLDDELLQGISFVRNVAPNKDMYRVSFRLSHRLLTTPKEAGAVPSRKRSGEEEHVPTKVKCV; from the coding sequence ATGCCTATGGTGACCAGAGTGAGGGTTTCGGAAATAACGATTTTATCCACCCGTTTACGTCACTACTTTCGAAACATGGACTGCTCGGACCTCCAGCCACCTGCCTCCGTGCGCGGGATGCAGGAGCTGCAACGGGAGCGGTTTCAGAAGAGTGTCCCCATTCCCAGATTGCGTATACCCGAAGCCCATGTCCAGCGTGTGATGCCTTTGCTCAAAAAGTTTTTGCTTAAGATGGACCACCTGCATCCTGTGAGGGCGCTCGAATCTACTCGTGAGATCCTACTGCATCCGACACCCATAAAGGACTGGGACTCTCTGCCCACTGAGGATCTGCAAAAGAGGGACGTCACCAAGGAGCACTTTATCATATCAGACCTAGAACTATCCTATGACAATTGGAGCGCCAATGAGATCCTCAAGAGCGTCTTGCCGGCGGAAGAGGAAGGCCTCACCTCCTACTCCCGCATCGGTCACATCGTTCACCTGAATCTTCGCGACCACCTGCTGCCTTACAAGCAGCTGATTGGTCAGGTCTTTCTGGACAAGCTGCCCAACTGCCGCACGGTGGTCAACAAGGCTGCCACTATAGACAACACTTACCGCAACTTCCAACTGGAGTTGATCTGCGGAGAGGAAGATTACCAGGTGGAGACCAAAGAGAACGGGGTGCCTTTCGAGTTTGACTTCTCAAAGGTCTATTGGAATCCACGCCTCTCCACAGAGCACGAAAGGATTGTTAAGGCGCTGAATGCCGGAGATGTGCTGTACGATGTCTTCGCTGGCGTGGGACCTTTCAGTGTCCCCGCGGCCAAGAAGCGCTGCCATGTGCTTGCCAACGACCTGAATCCTGTAAGCTTTCAGTGGCTGCAGCACAATGCCAAAAGGAATAAGTGTTTGTCCCACATCCAAATGTTTAACAAGGAAGGACGGCAGTTTATTCTCGAAGAGCTAAAGAATGATTTGCAGAAGCGGCTGTTGGAAACTGACACCACCTCCTATTCCATCCACATCACCATGAACCTACCCGCCATGGCGGTGGAGTtcttggatgcatttcgaggTATCTTCACGGAGGAGGAGCTAAGTGCCCTCCCCAGTAATGTGGTTTACCCCTTGGTCCATGTTTACTCGTTTGCCAAAGGAGAAAACACCAAGCAGCTAGTGCAAGAGCTGGTTGAGAGGAATCTGGGCACCTCCTTGGATGATGAACTTCTCCAGGGCATCAGTTTTGTTAGGAACGTGGCACCCAACAAGGACATGTACAGGGTTTCCTTTAGGCTGTCCCACAGGTTACTGACCACGCCCAAGGAGGCAGGTGCTGTACCCTCTAGAAAGCGAAGCGGCGAGGAGGAGCACGTGCCCACCAAAGTGAAATGTGTTTGA
- the LOC6493091 gene encoding uncharacterized protein LOC6493091, producing the protein MALALGWLFLISLASSSLAQWPPQLLGPPNGQYPPVPIGTLAPPPTLTQDLEPIQLLVQWKQLKQLAVRYLINDAQFQAFVRIINSNDAVTARWRLLSQPELILFLQWVDQQLLASGGAWEMEEQELKVPLLNRFPYWSGTVYGWQGFLNEAQLYVPIYAIRAHIDAKLMQPGIFSQFWSRVQGLRVVYDRWVASPEVSRLLTDLQNAGIDTVQLDVGIRQFFGWNVVNITTTAAPATLPAPTRIPGAVVPPKTSNTVTV; encoded by the coding sequence ATGGCACTCGCTCTGGGCTGGCTGTTTCTAATCTCTTTGGCCAGCAGCTCCCTCGCCCAGTGGCCACCTCAGCTATTGGGGCCACCTAATGGGCAGTATCCGCCCGTTCCGATTGGAACACTAGCTCCGCCGCCCACTCTAACCCAGGATCTGGAGCCGATCCAATTATTGGTGCAATGGAAGCAGCTGAAGCAACTGGCGGTTCGTTACCTCATCAACGATGCTCAGTTCCAGGCCTTTGTCCGGATTATCAACAGCAACGACGCCGTCACAGCCCGCTGGCGTTTGCTCTCCCAGCCGGAGCTCATCCTCTTCCTGCAGTGGGTGGATCAGCAACTCCTCGCCTCTGGCGGCGCCTGGGAAATGGAGGAACAGGAGCTGAAAGTGCCACTGTTGAATCGCTTTCCCTATTGGTCAGGGACGGTCTATGGCTGGCAAGGATTCCTGAACGAGGCGCAGCTGTATGTCCCCATATACGCCATCCGCGCGCACATCGATGCGAAGCTTATGCAGCCGGGAATCTTTTCGCAGTTCTGGTCCAGAGTCCAGGGCCTTCGGGTCGTCTACGATCGGTGGGTGGcttctcccgaggtttccCGCTTACTGACCGATCTGCAGAACGCTGGCATCGACACTGTCCAGTTGGACGTCGGGATTCGACAGTTCTTTGGCTGGAATGTCGTGAATATAACTACCACGGCCGCTCCAGCAACGCTCCCTGCTCCCACGAGGATTCCGGGAGCGGTAGTACCCCCGAAAACTTCCAACACAGTGACTGTTTAG